In the bacterium genome, one interval contains:
- a CDS encoding amidase — protein sequence MDDLSFAGAGELAEKIRNKEISSRELTEHYISRIEILDGDLNAVVVRDFERARSAADEADVALSKGTVIGPLHGVPMTIKEAYNITGLPTTWGLPMLKDYIATSDAQAVIEFKNAGALFMGKTNVPLNLADFQSYNDIYGTTNNPWNLSRIPGGSSGGSAAALAAGLTGLECGSDIGGSIRNPAHYCGVYGHKPTWGVFPPQGHELPGMVAGPDIAVCGPLARKAEDLRLAMDVAAGAQPLDRPGWELRLPEPNRKSLGEFKVAIWATDDLAPVDTEIADRVSGIAEMLAKQGATVSDTARPEIDFRGAHTTYLSLLNSIMGAGVPPEVYEAAKQLAAQTDPNDQSDEAVMARASVLSHADWLRAHNARELLRMAWRAFFDEWDILICPQTATVAFEHDHSPMMQRTLKVSNEEQPYFKQLFWAGIVVAPYLPSTVFPTGLSLDGLPIGLQAVGAEYDDRRTIDFTRLVAKEIGGFAPPPNYA from the coding sequence ATGGACGATCTGAGTTTCGCGGGCGCTGGAGAACTGGCCGAGAAGATTCGCAATAAGGAGATCAGCTCTCGCGAGCTGACCGAGCACTACATCTCCCGAATCGAAATTCTCGACGGTGATCTGAACGCGGTGGTCGTGCGCGACTTTGAGCGCGCTCGTTCGGCGGCGGACGAGGCCGATGTCGCGCTGTCGAAGGGGACTGTGATCGGACCGCTTCACGGCGTGCCCATGACGATCAAAGAGGCCTATAACATCACCGGGTTGCCCACGACCTGGGGCCTGCCCATGCTCAAGGACTACATCGCGACCAGCGACGCGCAGGCCGTGATCGAGTTCAAGAACGCCGGCGCGCTGTTCATGGGGAAGACTAACGTCCCGCTGAACCTCGCCGACTTCCAGAGCTACAACGATATCTACGGAACCACGAACAATCCCTGGAACCTGTCGCGCATTCCGGGTGGATCTTCGGGCGGATCGGCAGCGGCGCTAGCGGCGGGCCTGACCGGGCTCGAGTGCGGCTCCGACATCGGCGGCTCGATTCGCAACCCCGCGCACTACTGCGGCGTTTACGGACACAAACCAACTTGGGGCGTGTTTCCGCCACAGGGGCACGAGTTGCCCGGAATGGTCGCGGGACCCGATATTGCGGTCTGCGGTCCCCTCGCGCGCAAGGCCGAGGATCTGCGACTCGCCATGGACGTGGCGGCGGGCGCGCAACCGCTCGATCGACCCGGCTGGGAACTCCGCCTGCCCGAACCGAACAGGAAATCACTTGGTGAGTTCAAGGTCGCGATCTGGGCGACAGACGATCTTGCGCCGGTCGACACCGAGATCGCGGACCGGGTCAGTGGCATCGCCGAGATGCTCGCAAAGCAGGGGGCGACCGTGTCGGACACGGCCCGTCCCGAAATAGACTTCCGCGGCGCACACACGACCTACCTGAGCCTGCTCAACTCGATCATGGGCGCGGGCGTGCCACCAGAGGTGTACGAAGCGGCGAAGCAACTCGCGGCGCAGACCGACCCCAACGACCAGTCCGACGAAGCCGTCATGGCGCGCGCTTCCGTCTTGAGTCACGCCGATTGGCTGCGCGCCCACAACGCCCGCGAATTACTGCGCATGGCGTGGCGGGCGTTCTTCGACGAATGGGACATCCTGATCTGCCCGCAGACCGCGACGGTCGCCTTCGAGCACGATCACAGCCCCATGATGCAGCGCACGCTCAAGGTCTCCAACGAGGAGCAGCCCTATTTCAAACAGCTTTTCTGGGCGGGAATCGTCGTCGCGCCGTATCTGCCGAGCACCGTGTTCCCGACCGGACTCTCACTGGACGGATTGCCGATCGGTCTGCAGGCCGTCGGGGCCGAGTACGACGACCGGCGCACGATCGACTTCACGCGGCTGGTGGCTAAGGAGATCGGCGGCTTCGCACCTCCTCCGAACTACGCTTAG
- a CDS encoding amidohydrolase family protein: protein MSIPSTSQSHRDGRVIHDADGHITEFGGWLESYASDYVKSNLLKGMFPSDMPALRSLMDQARKRLDGEDPELTEELKADLFGNRKKLNQWAAFGASDKAERSELLDIVGLGAQLVFPLISLSRFLPSKDIDVVYGGCDALSRGMADFCSGDSRLHPVGFLPLADPERARASLKLALDGGIKAVWIGSDAVEGRAPSHIAYDPLWAMLEEAGVPITLHIGSGRNMPRDYMNTGVERVLADRIVNIETTKPKDLPVLHHAIERWLTCMIYDGVLERFPRLKIGLVELGSNWLPACLMNLDMGVSLLGKFDMGLKKLSLKPSEYFQRQVRVAPLHTENAGWVLRNVGKDILMFNTDYPHPEGGRDPFGDFERSLNAVDATSEELDHFYSKNYESLLGL, encoded by the coding sequence ATGTCCATTCCATCCACATCCCAATCCCACAGAGACGGTCGCGTCATCCACGACGCAGATGGCCACATCACGGAATTCGGGGGTTGGCTGGAAAGCTACGCATCCGACTATGTGAAGAGCAATCTGCTCAAGGGGATGTTCCCCTCCGACATGCCGGCGTTGCGGTCTCTAATGGACCAGGCCAGGAAGCGTCTCGATGGCGAGGACCCCGAGCTGACCGAGGAATTGAAAGCGGATCTCTTTGGGAACCGCAAGAAGCTCAATCAGTGGGCAGCCTTCGGAGCGAGCGACAAGGCCGAGCGCAGCGAATTGCTCGATATCGTCGGCCTCGGGGCTCAGCTCGTCTTCCCGCTCATCTCCCTGTCTCGGTTCCTCCCCTCCAAGGACATCGATGTTGTTTATGGCGGCTGCGACGCGCTGAGCCGGGGAATGGCAGACTTCTGTTCAGGCGATTCGCGCCTACATCCGGTCGGGTTCCTGCCCCTCGCGGACCCCGAGCGCGCGCGCGCGAGCCTGAAGCTCGCTCTCGATGGGGGTATCAAGGCTGTATGGATCGGGTCGGATGCGGTGGAGGGGCGCGCACCTTCTCACATCGCCTACGATCCCCTCTGGGCCATGCTGGAGGAAGCGGGTGTGCCGATCACGCTCCACATTGGCAGCGGCCGGAACATGCCGAGGGACTACATGAACACCGGGGTCGAGCGTGTTCTTGCGGACCGGATCGTGAACATCGAGACCACCAAACCGAAGGACCTGCCCGTGCTGCATCACGCGATCGAGCGCTGGCTGACCTGCATGATCTACGACGGTGTGCTCGAACGCTTTCCGAGGCTCAAGATCGGCCTGGTCGAACTCGGTTCCAACTGGCTTCCCGCATGTCTCATGAATCTCGACATGGGCGTGTCGCTCCTCGGCAAGTTCGACATGGGTTTGAAGAAGCTCTCCCTCAAGCCATCGGAATACTTCCAGCGTCAGGTTCGGGTTGCACCCCTTCACACGGAGAACGCCGGTTGGGTCCTGCGCAACGTCGGCAAGGACATTCTCATGTTCAATACCGATTATCCGCATCCAGAAGGCGGGCGCGACCCGTTTGGCGACTTCGAGCGCAGCCTGAACGCCGTCGATGCCACGTCGGAAGAACTCGATCACTTCTACAGCAAGAACTACGAGTCCTTGCTCGGGCTGTAG